Within Actinoplanes sp. L3-i22, the genomic segment CTGTCGGCGCACACCTGCGACATGTCGGCCGCGGCGGCGCTGACCGCCGCGATCGCGTCCGGCTCGCTCCGCGTCTCGTGCGAGGTCAAGGCTTGCTGGTACGCCTGGCCGAGCGCCGTCGCGGCATCCGCGACCGGGGCGTCGGCGGTGCCACTGGCCGCCACGATGGCCTGGACCACGCCCGGCTGCATCAGCGACGCGTCCCGCACCGCGCCGGCCAGTTCCTGACAGGTGAGCCGCCCGGGCGGGTCGTCGACGGGCGCCGCGGAGACGAGCGTGCTCGGGCCGGGCGCCGGCGACTCGGGCGCCGGCTCGTCGGAGCAGCCCACGACGCCGGCCGACAGGGCGATCGCGACAAAGATCGCAAAACGTGACATCTCCCCAAACTACGGGAGTTCGCCCAGGAATTCGTCCAGCCCGCCGCTGCTGGACGTGGTGCTGCTCGCGTCGGCGGCGATCGACCTGCGCCGCGAAACCACCACCTCGCCCCGCCCCTGCCCCCGATTCAGCCGGCCCGATCTGCGGCCGGGCGCGGCGTTCCGGCTGGCGCTGAGGGTTCTCTCGGCGGGTTGAGGCAGCCCTGAGCGCCAGCCGGTGCCGGGACCGGGCTTACGACCGTACCGAAGCAAAAAGCGCGGGCCCGGTCGCAAAGGACCGGGCCCGCGCCGAGCGGGGTTTGCCGACGATCAGGAGATCGCGCTGGTCTTCTTGAACGTGTCGTAGCTGACGTTCCAGTCGGTCCAGCCGTTGCCGTTCTTCAGCTTCTCCTCGGTGCCGGAGACCGTGATCACATCGCCCATCATGGTCTGGCCGAAGAGCCACTTGCCCATCGCCTCGGAGACGTTGACGCAGCCGTGCGAGACGTTGCGCTTGCCCTGCTGGCCCTCGGACCACGGGGCGGCGTGGATGAACTGGCCGCTCCAGGTGATCCGCTGGGCGAAGTCGATGTTGGTCTTGTAGCCGCCGGTCGGGTCGGTGTCGGTGGTGTCGAAGACGGTGTGCTCCTTCTTCTCGATCACCACCATGGTGCCGCTGGACGACGGCGTGCTTGCCTTGCCGAGGCTCACCGGCAGCGTCTTGATGACCGCGCCGTCCTTCTTGACCGTCATCTTCTTGGTCTTGTTGTCGACCGTCATGATCAGCGAGCGGCCGATCTTCATGTCGACGGTGAGGTCGGACTTGCCGTACCACCCGTCGCCCATTTTGACGCCCTTGAGCTGCACCTTGTAGTCGATCTTGGTGTTGGCCTGCCAGTACGTCTTCGGACGGAAGTGCACCTCGGTCGGGCTGATCCAGCCCCAGGTGCCCTCCTGCGCCGGCGACGAGGTGACGGTCATCTTGCGCTCGACCTCGGCCCGGTACTTCTCCGGGACGGAGCGGCCGAACTTGATGATCAGCGGCATGCCGACGCCCACCACCTGCTTGTCACCGAGGAAGCTGGTGACGCGCACCAGGTTCGCCGGCTTCTTCATCACGGTGAAGTCGCTGGTGGTCTCGTTGCCCTTGCCGTCGGCCGGCGGGGTGCTGACGGTGACCGTGTACTTCGAGCCCCAGTCCATCGACTCGGCCGGGTGCCAGACCTTCTCGTCCTTGTCGACGGTGCCCTTGACCTCGGCGCCCTGGGAGTCGGTCACCTTGACGGTGGTGTTCTCCGGGTCGTCGCTCGTGTACTTGACGTCCGACCAGGCCTCGATGCCGGTGGCGGCGGCCGCCGGCGAGGTCACCGCGACGGTGCTCAGCGTCGGCTGGGGCGACGGAGATTCGGCGGTGCCGGCGTTGTTGCTGCCGCCCTGCCAGCTCGGCGACTTGCTGCCACTGCACGCGGCGGTGAACAGCAAGCTGCCCGCCAGCAGCGCGACCAGTGTTGCCCGCACCCGTCGGCGACCCTTGCCTGCCGGCACACTCAGCCCGGCCGACCGAACTCGATAGTTCTCCATGGTCCCCTCACGGCGTCGTATCTCCCCGGTGCCCAATACTGCTCCACCAAAGCCAGTTGACCAATCCCGGATTCGTGCCGCGAACGCCACACCATGCCTATCGGTGCACCTCGGCGAAGCCTGACACCGGATGTCGCAAACGTCTCAGCCGAGGTCCGCCGGAACCGGCAGCGCGCTGCCCTCGGCGAACTTCTTCCAGCTCACGTCCCATGGTGTCCAGCCGTTGCCGTAGTCCAGCTTGTCGCCGGTGCCCTTGACCGTGACCGGGTCGCCGACCAGCGTCTTGTCGAACAGCCAGCGGGCGTTCGACGGCGACACGTTGACACATCCGTGGGACACGTTGGTGCGGCCCTGCGCGCCGGTCGACCACGGCGCCGAGTGGATGTACTGCCCACTCCAGGTCAGCCGCTGGGCGTACTGGATGTTGGTGCGGTAGCCGCTCGCGCCGTCGGTGTCGGTGGTGTCGAAGACGGTCTGCGCCTTCTTCTCCATGACGACCATCGCGCCGCTGGAGGACGGGGTGCTCGCCTTGCCCAGGCTCACCGGCATGGTCTTGACCACCTTGCCGGCCTGCAGGACCGTCATCTTCTTGGTCTTGTTGTCCACCTTCATCTCGAACTTGCGCCCGATCTTCGAGGTGGCCGAGCGGTCCTTGTCGCCGTAGATGCCCTTGCCCGTGGGCAGGCCGCCGACCGCGATCCGCACCTTGATCGTGGTGCCGGTCGACCAGTACTCCGGGGCGCGGTAGAACGCCGCGGTGCCGCTCGACGTCCACGACCAGGTGCCCGGCTGCGCCGGGGTGGTCTCGACGAACATCCGCTTCTGCACGGCGGCGCGGTCGGCCTTCTTGATGCCCGGGCTGAACTCGACGACGACCGGCATGGCGACGCCGTAGGTGTGGTCGTCGAACAGGTAGAGGCCGGTGCCGGTCCGCCTGCCGGGGGCGCCCATCGTGGTGAAGGTGGTCTTCGAGGTCGTGGTGGCGCCGTTGTCGGCGGTCGCGGTGACCTCGGCGGTGTAGGTCTGCTTGGTGGCCAGGGTCTTGCCCGGCACCCAGGACGAGTTGTCGTCGCGCAGCTTGCCGGCCACCGCCTTGCCCTTGGCGTCGGTGAGCTTGACCGAGGTGACCTTGCCGTTGCCGACCTCGAGCCCGATCTCGGTGCTCACCGGCACGTTCTTCTTACCGGCGGCCGGAGTGATGGACAGCGTGGCCGGGCCGGCCGCGGTGGTGCTCTCCGGCTGGGCCGAACTGGATGGTCCGGCGGCCGGGCCGGCGCTCGCGGCCAGGGCCGGGTCGCTGAGGGCCGGCTTCGCGTCGCCGCTGCACGCGGCCAGCGGCACGGTCACCGCGAGCGCGAGCAGTATCGCCACATTGCGGCGGAAGTCAACCATCGTCGGGGGCCCCGTTCGTGAGTTCTCGGCGCAGCCATCCTGACGCATGAACGCAAATCCCGGGTCCCTCTTAAGGCGGGAAGCAGGCGATTTCGAGGATCTTCCGAGGCCGTGCTACCGTTTCTTCGTTGCCAGGCGCCGCTAGCTCAACTGGCAGAGCAGCGGACTCTTAATCCGCGGGTTGTAGGTTCAAGTCCTACGCGGCGCACCAACTCGATCAAGGCCGCTGCACCTCATGGTGTGGCGGCCTTCGTCGTTTCCGCCCGCGATAGGGTGGCGCGTGCCTTCTGAGAACCTCCTCACCATCGACGACCTCGACGCCATCGCCTTCCGGTCCGCCGACGAGACCGATCCGGCGCCGATCGTCGCCGAGCTGGTCGCCGCCGTCGAGCAGGGCCGGGTCGCCGACGACGAGGCCGCCGCGCATGCCTACCTGCTGGCCGCCGAGATCACCGAGCAGGCCGGCGACCTGCCCGCCGCCCTCGGCTGGGCCGAGAAGGCCGCGACCGCCCCGGGCGAGGACGGGCTGTCCCGCGCCTGCTACGCCGAGCTCCTGGTCAAATCGGGACGCGAGGGGGAGGGGCGCGAGGTCTTCGACGCGCTGCGGCCCGAGCTTCTGCAAGACCCACATGCCGCGGCGTACGTCGGTGAGGCGCTCGAGTCCTGCGGACTGGCCACGCTGGCCGACGAGTGGCTGTCCGAGACCGCCCGCACCCTGATCGAGGACGGCGCGTTCGACGAGGACGCGCCCGGCTCCGACGACGCGGACGACTTCGGCCCGGTCGACGTGCTCTACGCGGTCCTGGCCGAGCGGCACCGGATCCGTGAGGAGTCCCTGGAGGTCCCGCACGACGAGCTGGACGGCCTCTTCCACGAGATGGACTCGGCGGCCGACGCCCCGGACCTGGACGGTCAGGTGCTGCTCTTCTGGCCCGAGGCGGAGCTGGCTCAGGTGCTGGCCCGGTGGCCGGAGCGGGCCGACATCTACGGCAAGGCGTGGGACGAGCACCGCGCCGGTGTGGAGCGCACGCTGGCCGGCTGGTCGGCGACCGGCGCCACCCACCTCGGCCTCCTCCCGGCGTCGGCCGACGCCCTGCTGGCCTATGCAAGCGCGAACGACCTGAACCCGTCGAACCCGGAGACCCACGCCGACTACGCCGACGACCTGGCCGACAACGTCCCGGCCACCGAGTGGCCGCCGCAGCGCAACGCCGAGTGCTGGTGCGCCTCCGGCGCCAAGTACAAGAAGTGCTGCCTCCCGCGGTCCCGCGGCTGACCCCTCGGCGGCGGCGCGGCCGGGCTCTGCTAATGTTCTTCCTCGTTGGCCGGCGCCGCTAGCTCAACTGGCAGAGCAGCGGACTCTTAATCCGCGGGTTGTAGGTTCAAGTCCTACGCGGCGCACCAATCAAGGCCCTGATCAGGCGTTCATCGCTTGATCAGGGCCTTTTTCGTGTTCCCGGCCGTTCTCACCGCAGCGGTCCGCTGAACCTGCTAATACCTATTACTCCTCGGCAAACGCTTGACGGCGGGTCGCCGGGGCGCACAGGATGAAACACCGGCGTAACTAATGCGTATTAGCAGAGAAATCAGGAGGCCGCCATGCCCGCCGCACGCAGGCGTGTGACTCAGCAGGACATCGCCCGGATGACCGGTGTCAGCCAGGCGACCGTCTCGCTCGTGCTCAACGGCCGCAGCGACGCCGACGTCCGGATCGCCCCGGAGACCCGCGAGCGGGTCCTCGACGCGATCCGCACGACGGGGTACGTCGCCGACCCGATCGCCCGGCGCCTGGCCGCCCAGCACAACCGGATCATCGGCGTGTTCACCTACGAGCCGGTGTTCCCGGCCGAGCTGGGCAACTTCTACCACCCGTTCCTGGTCGGCATCGAGGAGTGCGCCGAGCGGATCGGCTGCGACCTGCTGCTGGTCACCAGCGCGCCGGTGGTGGACGGGCGGCGGCGGATGTTCCACGAGAACAACCGGCTGCGCCTGGCCGACGGGTGTGTCCTGCTCGGGCAGTGGCTCGACCCGGCCGACCTGGCCCGGCTGATGGACGACGGGCTGCCGTTCGTCAGCGTCGGGCGCCGCGACGACGCCGGCGGGCCGGTGCCCTACGTCGGCGCCGACTACCCGGCGGCCACCGCCGAGCAGGTGCGGCGGGCGGCCGGGCTGGGCCACCGCCGGATCGCGTACGTCGGCCACGGCACCGGCCCGGAGTCGCACGCCGACCGCCTGCGCGGCTTCACCGAGGCCGCTGCCGGGGCCGGGGTCGACGGCCGGCACCTGCCGATCGCCGGCCGGTCGCTGGACGAGGTGCTCGACCAGCTCGTCGGCGAGCGGCTCACCTGCGTCTTCGCCGAGGAGTTCGCGGACGGCGTGGCGCTGGCCGAGCGCGCGGCGGTCCGTGGCCTGCGCGTCCCCGACGATCTCTCCCTGGTGGCGCTCGGCGATCCGACCCGGCCCGCCACCACCGACCTCGCCGTGACCGGCTTCCGCATCCCCCGCCGGGAGATGGGTGTGCAGGCCGTCGAGGTGTTGTCCGCCCTTCTGGAAGGAGTTCCCACCGTGACGCAACGGCTGCTGACCTGCGAGCCCGTCGACGGTACGACGCTGGCGGCGGCTCGATGACCGAGCTGCGGGCCGATGTCCTGATCGTCGGTGGTGGCCTCGGCGGGGTCGCGGCGGCCCTCGCGGCGCTGCGGGCCGGCCGGTCGGTGCTGCTGACCGAGCAGTACGCCTGGCTCGGCGGCCAGTTGACCAGCCAGGCCGTGCCGCCGGACGAGCACAGCTGGGTCGAGCAGTTCGGCGTGACGGCCAGTTACCGGGCGTTGCGGGACGGGATCCGGGACTACTACCGCGCGTACTACCCGCTGGCCGGGCCGGCCCGGGCGATGCGGTACCTGAACCCGGGTGGTGGGCACGTCAGCCGGCTGTGCCACGAGCCGCGGGTCGCGGTCGCGGTGATCGAGGCGCTGCTCGCGCCGTACCGAAGCAATCGTCTTTTAAGGGTTTTGCTCGGTTCTGTGCCGGTGGCCGCGGCGACCGACGGCGATCGGGTCACGGCCGTCACCGTGCGGCGTGCGGACGGCGAGCTGGTGACGCTGTCGGCGCCGTTCGTGCTGGACGCGACCGAGACCGGGGAGCTGCTGCCGCTGACCGGGACCGAGTTCGTGACCGGGTTCGAGTCCCAGGCGCAGACCGGCGAGCCGAGTGCGCCCGCGGTCGCCGATCCGACGAACATGCAGGCGTTCTCGGTCTGTTTCGCGGTCGATCACGTCGACGGCGAGCACACGATCGAGCGCCCGGCGGAGTATGCGAAGTGGCGGGACTACCAGCCGTCGTTCTGGGGCGGGCCGCTGCTGTCCTGGCAGACGCCGAATCCGCGGACGCTGGAGATCTCCACCCGCAGCTTCACGCCGAACCCGGACGACGAGCCGTGGCTGGTCGAGGCCGACCAGCGGCACAACCCCGGCGACGGCAACCTGTGGACGTTCCGGCGGATCGCCGCCCGGCGCAACTTCACCGCGGGCGCCTATGCCAGCGACATCTGCCTGGTGAACTGGCCGATGATCGACTATTTCGAGACACCGCTGATCGGGGCCGCGGATCCCGCCGCGGTGGAGCGGGCCGCCCGCGAGCTCTCCTTCTCGGTGCTGTACTGGCTGCAGACCGAGGCACCGCGGCCGGACGGCGGCACCGGCTGGCGCGGCCTGCGGCTGCGCGGGGACGTCACCGGCGGCGCCGACGGGCTGGCCATGGCGCCGTACATCCGCGAGTCCCGGCGGATCCGCGCCGAGTACACCGTGGTCGAGCAGGACCTGTCGCTGGCCGTCCGCGGCGACAAGGGCGCGGTGTCGCACGCCGACGCGATCGGGGTCGGCATGTACCGGATCGACCTGCACCCGTCCACCGGTGGGGACCACTACGTCGACATCGGCTCCTGCCCGTTCGAGATCCCGCTCGGCGCCCTGATCCCGCAGCGGATGGAGAACCTCCTGCCGGCCGGGAAGAACATCGGCACCACGCACATCACCAACGGCTCGCACCGGCTGCATCCGGTCGAGTGGAACATCGGCGAGGTGGCCGGCGCGCTGGCCGGCTTCTGCCTCGATCGCGGGACGAGCCCACGCGCGGTGCGCAACAGCCCGGCCCTGCTCGCGGACTTCCAGACCCGGCTCGCCGCGGATGGCGTCGAGCTGCATTGGCCCGACATTTCAGGATATTGAGGATCCCCAACTCATGAAAATATTCGCCACTGCTTCCGCTGTCCTCCTCCTCGGCACCCTGGTCGCCTGCGGCGGGGGTGAGAGCGCCGCCGACGGCCCGATCACCCTGCGCATGACGACCTGGACCAACAACGAGGCGCACGTCAAGCTGTTCACCGACATCGCCGCCGAGTACCACACCGCGCACCCGGACGTGACCGTCACGTTCGACGCGCTGCCGGTGGAGAACTACACGACCGCCGTCACCACCCAGATCGCCGGCGGCAACACCCCCGACCTGGCCTGGATCCTCGAGGGCGCGGCACCCGACTTCGTCTCCTCCGGGGCGCTGGAGCCGCTGGACGACGCGATCGACAACAAATCCGAGCTGGTCGCGTCGACGACCGCGCTCTGGCAGCGGGACGGCAAGCTGCTCGCCTACCCGTTCTCCACCTCGCCGTTCGGCGTCTTCGTCAACACCGACCTGGTCAAGAACCTGCCGACCGGCGACAAGTGGACCTGGGACAGCGCGATCGCCGCGGTCGCACCGGCCACCGCGGCCGGCAAGCAGGGCCTGGTGCCGCGCGACTTCGACTACAAGGACTGGACCAACCTCGCGCCGATCTTCGACGCGTGGGGTGCCCAGGCCTGGTCGGCCGACGGTACGACCTGCGGCTTCGACCAGCAGCCGATGATCGACGCGATGACCTTCATCCACCAGGCGATCTTCGAGAAGAAGGCGATCCCCGGCCCGGGCGTCTCGGCCGACTTCTTCGCCGGCGACGCCGCGATGACCATCACCCAGATCTCGCGCGCCTCGCTGCTCAAGGAAGCCAAGTTCATGTGGACGCTGGTGCCGCTGCCGACCGGCCCGAAGGGTGATTACGCGGTGATCGGCCAGGCCGGCCTCGGGGTCCTCAAGAAGGGCAAGCACGCCGACGCGGCCAAGGACTTCCTCCGCTTCTTCACCAGCGACGCGAACTCGGCGAAGCTCGCCGCCTACTTCCCGCCGCCGCGGCAGTCACAGCTCAACGCCGAGACCCTGGGCAAGAGCAACCCGCTGCTCAAGCCCGAGCAGCTCAACGACGTGGTGATCGACGGCATCTCGACCGGCGTGGTCAAGCCCAACCACAGGAACAGCGCCGAGATCAACCAGGCGGTCCGCTCGGCCCTGGATCCGATGTGGAAGCCGGACGCCGACGTCAAGACCGTGCTGACCGGGGTCTGCACCGCCATTCAGCCGTTGCTGGCGAAGTGAGACCTCGCTACTGGACGACCCGCCGTCGCGACCAGCTGACCGGGTGGCTGTTCATCGCCCCGCAGCTGGCCGGGACGGTGGTGTTCGTCCTGATCCCGCTGGTCCTGGTGGTCTGGTACAGCCTGCACGAGTGGAACGTGCTGGCCGACTCGTTCACGTTCATCGGCGCGGACAACTACCGGGCGCTGGCGAGCGATCCGAAGCTCGGCGGCGTGCTGCGGGCCAGCCTGATCTTCTCGGCCGGGCTGGTGGTGCTCAACCTGTCGCTGGCGCTGCTGCTGGCGGTGCTGCTCAACCAGCGGCTGCGCGGCACGACGTTCTTCCGGGTGCTGTTCTTCTCCCCGGTGGTGGTCTCGCTGGTGGCGTGGACGATCGTCTGGCGGTTCATGCTGCAGGACAACGGCGGGGTCAACGCCCTGCTGCACGCGGTCGGCATCGCCGGGCCCAACTGGCTGCGCTCCGGCGGCACGGCGATGGCCGCGGTCGTCGTGGTGCAGGTCATCAAGAACGTCGGGCTCAACATGGTGCTGTTCCTGGCCGCGCTGCAGGGGGTGCCGAGGGACCTCTACGACGCGGCGCGCACCGACGGCGCCCCGGCCTGGACCACGTTCCGGCGCATCACGCTGCCGCTGATCAGCCCGACGCTGCTACTCACCGCGATCATCACGGTGGTCGGCTCGCTGCAGGTCTTCGCGCAGATCGCGGTGCTCACCGAGGGCGGCCCGGGCACCTCGACCACCGTGCTCGTCTACTACCTCTACCAGCAGGCCTTCCAATTCCATGCCTTCGGGTACGGCGCGACGCTCGGCGTGCTGCTCTTCGTCATCGTGCTGGCCCTGACCGTCCTGCAGTGGCAACTGCGCCGGAGGTGGGTCTTCCATGAGCAATAAGACCAAGATTATTTTGTACGGAATCCTGAGCGTCCTCTGCGTCCCGTTCGTCTTCCCCACCTGGTGGATGATCACCAGCGCGCTGAAGCCGAACAGCGAGATCTTCTCCGCCTCGCTCTGGCCGAGCCACCCGTCGTTCGCGGCGTTCCACGACGTGTTCACCCTGCAGCCGTTCGCCCGGCAGTACTTCAACAGCGCGTACATCGCCCTGGTGGTCACCGCCGGAACCCTGATCTTCGCCGCGATGGCCGGCTACGCCTTCGCCCGGATCCGGTTCCGCGGCCAGAACGTGCTGTTCGTGGTGGTCCTCACCGGCCTGCTGATCCCGAGCGAGGTGACGATCGTCCCGCTGTTCCGGATGTTCAACAGCCTCGGCCTGATCGACACGCACTGGCCGCTCATCCTGGTCCCGATCTTCGGGGCGCCGAGCGTGCTCGCGACGTTCATCATGCGGCAGTTCTTCATCACGCTGCCGGTCGAGCTGGAGGAGGCGGGCCGGATGGACGGCCTCGGCCGGCCCGGGATCTTCGCCCGGATCGCCCTGCCGCTGGCCCGGCCGGCCCTCGCCGCGGTCGCCATCTTCACGTTCCTGACCAGCTGGAACCTCTACCTGGAGCCGATCGTCTACCTGTCCTCGCGGGACAACTTCACGCTGCCCCAGGCGCTGACCCAGTTCACCGACGCGTACCAGGGACCGCTCTGGAACGTCCAGCTCTCCGCGGCGTCGCTGACCGCCATCCCGGTCCTGATCGTCTTCGTGCTCGCGCAGCGCCAGTTCATCGAAGGGCTCGCCCACACCGGATTGAAAGGCTGACCCCCATGGCCGACCCGCTCTCCCGCCGGACCGTCCTGCTCAGCGGCCTCGCGGCCGGCGGCGCGCTGCTCGCGGCCGAGCCCGCGCGGGCCGCCGCGGCCACCGACTTCGACACGGTACGTCTGCAGTGGTTCGACACGCTCATCGGAAGCTACGACCTCGCCGACCCGGTCGTCGCGGCCTACGTCACCGACACGGCGGCGACCGCCCAGGCGCTCTGGTCGAGCCTGAACACCGCGAGCGGCCGCACCTACCTCTGGTCCGACCTGGACAGCGGCACGGTCTCGGCGGTCCAGCGCAACAACGCCGGACGGCTCCGCACGCTGGCGCTCGCCTACCGGTCCCGGGGATCGGCGCTGGCCGGCAACCCGGATCTGAAGAACGACCTGGCCTCGGCGCTGGACTGGTTCCTCGCGCAGAAGTACGGCCCGTCGGTGCACTCCTACGACAACTGGTGGGACTGGCAGATCGGCATCCCGCTCGCGCTCAACGACGTCTGCGTGGCCCTGCACGACCAGATCGGCGCCGCGCGGGTGGCCACGGCGATGGCCGCGATCGCGCACTACGCCCCGGATCCCACGGTCACCGGCGGCGCGGTGTCGACCGGGGCCAACCGCAACTGGGCCTGCGCGATCGCGATCGTCCGCGGGGCGCTGAGCGGCGACGCGGCGACCATCGCGGGCGCCAAGAACGCGATCGCCGACGTCTTCACGTACGCCACCGGCGGCGACGGGTTCTATCCCGACGGCGGGTTCATCCAGCACGCGTACTTTCCGTACACCGGCGGTTATGGCATCTCGCTGCTGCAGTACCTGACCTACGCGATGCTCGCCACGCGGGGGACGCCGTGGGCGTTCACCGCGCCGCGGATCTCCGAGATCTACGACTGGACCCAGCGGAACTACCGCCCGTGGATCTACGGCGGCGCGATGATGGACATGGTCCGCGGGCGGGGCCTGTCCCGGTTCTACGAGACCGATCATCGCCAGGGGCGGCTCACCGTGGCGACACTTCTGCAGCTCGCCGAGGTGCTGCCGGCGGCGCGGGCGGGCACGGTGCGAGCGCAGTGCAAGGGGTGGATGGCCGCGGACGGGTTCTTCGCGTACGACTCCGCGCCGATCGAGCAGGTGCGGCTCGCGTCGATCGTCCTCGGGCGCGCGGTGCTGGCCGACCCGTCCGTCGCGGCGGTGGGGGAGTCGACGGAGACCGTGGTGGCGACCTCGGTCGCGCGGGCCGTGCACCGCCGTCCCGGATTCGCCTACGCGGTGGCGATGGACAGCAGCACGATCAAGCCGTACGAGAGCGCCAACAACGAGAACCTCAAGGGCTGGTACACCAGCGAGGGCGCGGTGTACGTGTACCTGCCGGCGCAGCCCGGGCACTGGACGAACCAGTACTGGCCGACCGCCGACAAGTACCGCGTCCCGGGCACCACCGTCGACACCAGGACGCTCGCGCTCGGCGCCGGCCGCGGCTCGACGAACACCTGGACCGGCGGCGCCCTGCTGGACGGGAACGCGGCGCTCGGGATGGGGCTGTCCTTCGCGGTGCAGACGCTCACCGCGAAGAAGTCCTGGCTCTGCGCCGGTGACGTGATCGTCTGCCTCGGCGCCGGCATCACCAGCACCGACGGCAACACCGTCGAGACGATCGTCGAGCAGCGCAACATCGGCCCGGACGGCGCCACCGTCCCGATCGTCGACGGCGCCGCCGCCCTGTCCCCGCCGAGCGGCACCCCCACCACGCTGAACCCGCGCTGGATCTGGATCCCGAAGGCCGGCGGGTACGTGTTCCCGGCCGGCACCGCCCTCAAGGCGACCCGCGCCGACCGCACCGGCAGGTGGACCGACCTGGACCACCGCGGCGTCTACGACGACGCGACGTCCTACACCCGCCGGTTCATCACCCTCTGGTACGACCACGGCGTCAGCCCGAGCGGCGCGAGCTACGCCTACCTTCAGCTGCCGGGCGCCACCCAGGCCGCGACCGCGGCGGCGGCCGGCTCGACCGACCTCGCCGTGGTGGCGAACTCGACCGCGGTGCAGGCGGTGCGCCGCGCGAGCGACGGCCTGACGCTGGCCAACTTCTGGAGCGGCGCCGCGCCGAAGACCGCCGGGATCACGGTGGACCGGCCGGTCTCGGTCGTGCTGAGCCGGTCGGGCGGCGAGCTCGCGGTCGCGGTGAGCGACCCGACCCGGCGACTCGGCGGCCCGGTCACCGTCACGATCGACGGCGCGGCGACCGGGACGATCTCCGCCGACCCCGGCATCGAGGTGCTGG encodes:
- a CDS encoding polysaccharide lyase 8 family protein is translated as MADPLSRRTVLLSGLAAGGALLAAEPARAAAATDFDTVRLQWFDTLIGSYDLADPVVAAYVTDTAATAQALWSSLNTASGRTYLWSDLDSGTVSAVQRNNAGRLRTLALAYRSRGSALAGNPDLKNDLASALDWFLAQKYGPSVHSYDNWWDWQIGIPLALNDVCVALHDQIGAARVATAMAAIAHYAPDPTVTGGAVSTGANRNWACAIAIVRGALSGDAATIAGAKNAIADVFTYATGGDGFYPDGGFIQHAYFPYTGGYGISLLQYLTYAMLATRGTPWAFTAPRISEIYDWTQRNYRPWIYGGAMMDMVRGRGLSRFYETDHRQGRLTVATLLQLAEVLPAARAGTVRAQCKGWMAADGFFAYDSAPIEQVRLASIVLGRAVLADPSVAAVGESTETVVATSVARAVHRRPGFAYAVAMDSSTIKPYESANNENLKGWYTSEGAVYVYLPAQPGHWTNQYWPTADKYRVPGTTVDTRTLALGAGRGSTNTWTGGALLDGNAALGMGLSFAVQTLTAKKSWLCAGDVIVCLGAGITSTDGNTVETIVEQRNIGPDGATVPIVDGAAALSPPSGTPTTLNPRWIWIPKAGGYVFPAGTALKATRADRTGRWTDLDHRGVYDDATSYTRRFITLWYDHGVSPSGASYAYLQLPGATQAATAAAAGSTDLAVVANSTAVQAVRRASDGLTLANFWSGAAPKTAGITVDRPVSVVLSRSGGELAVAVSDPTRRLGGPVTVTIDGAATGTISADPGIEVLATSPAVRLSIDLDGTAGRSQVARFSL
- a CDS encoding carbohydrate ABC transporter permease; this translates as MSNKTKIILYGILSVLCVPFVFPTWWMITSALKPNSEIFSASLWPSHPSFAAFHDVFTLQPFARQYFNSAYIALVVTAGTLIFAAMAGYAFARIRFRGQNVLFVVVLTGLLIPSEVTIVPLFRMFNSLGLIDTHWPLILVPIFGAPSVLATFIMRQFFITLPVELEEAGRMDGLGRPGIFARIALPLARPALAAVAIFTFLTSWNLYLEPIVYLSSRDNFTLPQALTQFTDAYQGPLWNVQLSAASLTAIPVLIVFVLAQRQFIEGLAHTGLKG